Within bacterium, the genomic segment GCAGCCTGAGCGGAGGGCAGCGGCGCCTGGTCGAGATCATGCGGGCGTTGATGCTCCGGCCCCGGGTGCTCCTGCTCGACGAGCCCATGGCCGGGGTGCACCCCTCCGTCGTCGATGAGATCGCGTCGGCCCTCGAGGGGCTCCGCGACGAGGGGCTCGCCATCCTGATGGTCGAGCACGAGCTCTCGATGGTCGATCGCCTGTGCGACCCGGTGATCGTCATGGCCCAGGGCCGCGTCATCGGCCGGGGATCCATGACCGCGCTTCGCGGGCAGCGCGAGGTAGTCGAGGCCTACATTGCCGGCTGACCCGCGGCGCCCCGCGCCGTATTTCGTCGCCGACGGCGTGACCGCGGGCTACGGCCCGGTGCCCGTGATTCGCGGGGTCAGCCTGAGCGTGGGGGCGGGGGAGATCGTGGCCGTGATCGGCCCGAACGGGGCCGGGAAGAGCACGCTGCTCAAGGCGATGGTCGGCATCCTGCGCGTCACGCAGGGCGGCGTGCGGCTCGGCTCCGAGGACGTGACCAACGCCGCCCCGGAGGCCCTCGCCCGGCTCGGCGTCGGCTACGTCCCGCAGATCGGGGATATCTTCGAGCCGCTGACCGTGCACGAGAATCTCGAGATGGGCGGCTTCTTGCTCGCCCCGGCCGCCGTCACGCGGCGGATCGGCGAGGTCTGCGCCGTGTTCCCGCGGCTCGGCGGGATGCTCCGGCGGCGGGCCGACAAGCTGAGCGGCGGCGAGCGGAAAATGCTCGCGATCGCGCGCGTATTGATGCTGGACCCCCGCGTCCTCATCCTCGATGAGCCCACCGCGAACCTGTCGCCCCAGCTG encodes:
- a CDS encoding ABC transporter ATP-binding protein, translated to MPADPRRPAPYFVADGVTAGYGPVPVIRGVSLSVGAGEIVAVIGPNGAGKSTLLKAMVGILRVTQGGVRLGSEDVTNAAPEALARLGVGYVPQIGDIFEPLTVHENLEMGGFLLAPAAVTRRIGEVCAVFPRLGGMLRRRADKLSGGERKMLAIARVLMLDPRVLILDEPTANLSPQLADALLRERIRGLAEAGKAVLLVEQRARAAMQIADWTMVLVSGANRLEGRSGDLLGRPDFEALFLGAAGAVSSEASRVR